One Podospora pseudopauciseta strain CBS 411.78 chromosome 4, whole genome shotgun sequence genomic window, TTAATCATTTCTTCTCGACCTCATCCTTCATGGCCTTTCCGATAATGACATTTTCTTCGCCAACCTGAGGCGGTTCAAGTCACCCAAATCAGCATTCCGCTTTCCATACCTCCCAATTTTGTACCAAGGCAGTGAGAATAGCGAGTCCATGCTCTCCAAGCTTCGACCTGCCGTCTCCAGCACTATGAAAAACACCCATACCGCACCAGGAATGGTAACGATGGCAACGGACCAAAATGTCCCCTTTGGTGAGATACCTCCGAGTTCCAACTGGAGAAGCATGTTTGGCACAGCCCGTGTATTCCCGTATTGATTGGCAAAATGAAACGACATGGCGAGTGAGGTGCAAAAAGCCCGGATTCTCAAGGGGAAAAGCTCCGCCGTGAGTAGATATTGCATGCTGTTCCATCCCAACGCCCAACCGAAACCTGAAATGTAGATCATAGCAATCGCACCCTTGGAAAGTCCTGACTGCGAGGGGCTGAGGAGATAGCCCTCTTGTATGCCCAACTCGGGGACTGCAGGGTGGAAAACGGCAACGTAGATCATCGACACAGCCTGCAAGGTGATGCCAATAAGCAGCGAGCGCTTTCGGCCGATGAaatcgacgaggaagagggcgcaTACCACGGCGGCAGTGAGCTTAACGATGCCAAACACAGCTGTCACCCGAAGCGTCCTGTCTGTTCCAGTTATCCCAAGAATGTTGAACAGGTCTGGGGCGTAGAGTGTGATAGAACCAGCAGCAGACCATTGTGACAGTATCTGTGCGCAGATGGTGAGGCATACGCGGTAGAGGTTCGTTGGGACAGTGAATGCCTCCTTCAAGattcccatccatccagaTCCCACAGCTGCATCCATCTCTTCCAAACGGCTTGACGTGATGGCGCTGATCTCCTGAGTTACATAGTTATGTTCTGGGGACAGGTTTCGAAGACGAGCCATGACATGAACGGCCATCTTATGCTGACCTTGCTTGATCAGGTACCGCGGAGACTCGTACTGAAAGAGGCTTAAAGTAAATATCAAGACTGCAAAGATGAGATACAAAATTGTCGGCACTTCCCAGCGAGCTGCCGTTGTATCACCCAGGTTGACTTGACAGCCGTAATTCGTAAAGTATGCCAAGACGATGCCCAAGTACACAAAACCGGTGAAGATGCATGTACACAACCCCCTGACACTGGCCGGGGCAATTTCCGCAATGTAGACAGGACCAACAACAGGTGTTTGTCCAACGCCAAGTCCGACGATAAACCGACCAGCATATATGGCGCTCAGATTGCCTTTGGCTCCCATGAAGATGACAATGCCCAACACCCACAGCAGACAGAGCTGCCGTGTAGCCCAGATGCGTCCGATCCTGTCACAGATGAGGAAGGCGCTGAAGCTCAAGTCAGCATGACAAACGCGTGACCGGCGACGCGCAGGGTAGTTGGCAGATGGAACCTTGACCTACATCAGAGCCCCCCCAACACTCCCTAGTTGAACCATGGAGGAAACATTGGCTTTGATGTTGGCTTGCTTAACCTCGGTATAGGAGCTGTAATTGATGGTGCCCTGGAAGTGCTTGCTGTTGAAGGCGCCGCTGATCAAGCCCTCGTCAACGCCTCGTGCTGCGCCCAAAAGGCCGAAAGAGAACACGGCAAACCATAATCTCCAATTGAAGATTTCTTTTGGTTCGCCCAAATCCTGGAGCCGAAAGATGTTCACAGGCTTCTTCACGCCCCCCGCCATTCTGTGCTGACACGGCAAAACAAAATACGAAGgagcagaaaaagaaaaaaaaagcagaACGCAGATAATCCAGATGAAAAAGGAAACTCGTCTGGGAGGATCACACCTACCTAAGTAGTCCATATGAGGTGGGGTGTCTCTTGTGAACACGCAGAGATGGTGATACGGTGACATGCTAGGTAGACAGAAGGGACGTCGATCTGCCCTATCCGACGGCGTGGCCCCATGGCGTCACTGAACCATGGTCCGGCAGTTGAACGTCTGCTGCTCGTCGATCTCGTTGATGTAACTTTGTCGGTCTCATTGCGAGTGCAAAGGTGAACGTTGTACTTGTTGTGTGTTACATGTGAATCCCATTCAGGCAGGTGCTGCAAAACCGAGAAATTTTGTGACTGGCCAGCAAGTCCGGAGCCCGGCCTTGTCTCGGCTATTCATAACGAGGGAACCACACTGGGAGTTACATGGGTATGTAATTCTGGACTTTGCTGAGATCCTTCGCTACGGTAGGTTGTCTGTGGTTCGGCGAGTTGCAAGTTGGCCGCCCTGTCAATGGTGCCGAGATAGACAGTTGTGGGGTTTTTTTTCCAGCACGGCACTTACAGACAATCGAACGGCTCCGAGAGGTATACTTGATATAAGATAACCGCTGCTAGAGAATGATGGTCTCAGGTTGATTTGGACGTTGAAAGAAGCATTTGGTGGCTACTGGTACCCCGGATCTCCAGCAAGGAATTTGACTCATCCCCACATTATTCTCCGGGCCTATAACCTACCGTCTTAGTGAAGCGGGGCCCGTGTGCCACCGTTCCCCCGTTGGCTTCTTCGACCCAATGGCAACATATGTCAAGAGACCGGCCCCCTTTCTAACACCCGCCGAGTATCCATCACCCTTGCCCGTGTCATCAGTCACAATGGGAGGACTACCAGAATACGTCCATGTCAACCACAGAGATGCCCGGCTATTTGTCGTCTCGCTCCTCGTAGCCTCTGGAGTATCCCTCCAAAATGCCAAAACCGTCGCCCTGGGCCTAGTCCAAGCCGACCTGCGTGGCGTCGAAAGCCACGGTATCAACCGTCTGCCATCTTATCTCGCCCGCATTCGCAATGGAATCCTTGATCCCAAAGCAGAGCCCACTCTCACTC contains:
- a CDS encoding hypothetical protein (EggNog:ENOG503NX4D; COG:P) yields the protein MSPYHHLCVFTRDTPPHMDYLGRCDPPRRVSFFIWIICVLLFFSFSAPSYFVLPCQHRMAGGVKKPVNIFRLQDLGEPKEIFNWRLWFAVFSFGLLGAARGVDEGLISGAFNSKHFQGTINYSSYTEVKQANIKANVSSMVQLGSVGGALIAFLICDRIGRIWATRQLCLLWVLGIVIFMGAKGNLSAIYAGRFIVGLGVGQTPVVGPVYIAEIAPASVRGLCTCIFTGFVYLGIVLAYFTNYGCQVNLGDTTAARWEVPTILYLIFAVLIFTLSLFQYESPRYLIKQGQHKMAVHVMARLRNLSPEHNYVTQEISAITSSRLEEMDAAVGSGWMGILKEAFTVPTNLYRVCLTICAQILSQWSAAGSITLYAPDLFNILGITGTDRTLRVTAVFGIVKLTAAVVCALFLVDFIGRKRSLLIGITLQAVSMIYVAVFHPAVPELGIQEGYLLSPSQSGLSKGAIAMIYISGFGWALGWNSMQYLLTAELFPLRIRAFCTSLAMSFHFANQYGNTRAVPNMLLQLELGGISPKGTFWSVAIVTIPGAVWVFFIVLETAGRSLESMDSLFSLPWYKIGRYGKRNADLGDLNRLRLAKKMSLSERP